CATAAGGATCTGTCGTTCTATTTTGCAGCAGTAGAAAAGATTCGAATAGTCTTTATGAGAGCCTCTACAATACTGTACACGTGTAAGACAAATATACTGTACAGGTCTacactatttatttttcttcatgacATGCGCACAACATTAATTAATCGAGGTCTCACTATTTTCATATCATTGTAGACCCAACACAAAAACAGTGTATTTTGATAGTgctacaagttttttttttttaactcaagtttcttttctcttagattttattttttaaaattaaattttgactgATTTCATATGGGGTATTGTAGTGTCAAGAAAGAGATCAGACACTTGTTTGatacttgattttataaaataaatttttattttattgatttagaacATCAAAAGGTTTAAAGACTGAATATAAAACTGAAATAGATATTAAGAGATTGAATTGAAGGAAAGGATAAAAAGTGGCTAGCGCGTGTGTTCATGTGGAAAGGGCAGTTACACTTGGGCGGCACGGGCAACAACCACCGAACATTGAATATGGCCTTCTTTTGTATCATTCTATCCGTTAGGGCAGCCCCTCTAAACCCCAACCCAAGAATTTAAACCTACaaatttaatgacataattttaaatcaaggaATAAGGAATttagatcaaaattaatttaaaatacgagaattttctatttatatagcGAGAAATCAcggataaataattaaaaaaagcaaaaagtaAAAATACCAGCAAACAATCGAAGATTTAACTAGATTAGCACATAAATAACAAGAGGGGCATTTTGTAAATATGATGAAAACaatccctctccctctctcttgtgGCTAATGGTTTTTAAGGAAAATGAGGggggttttctttattttctcttatcttTCCTGGTTTCTTTCAAATTAATGAGACTTGGAGTAGTTTAGGAAAAGTTTAGCAAGGGATTAATCAACTAAGTGAGTTctagaaagagagaggaaaaaaagatggAAGTTATGGTTAGAGTGAGAAAGAATGATTTGGAAAGAGAAAGGAGTGATTCTTGGAGTTGTGGATGAAAATCTTCATTTCTTATGTACAAGTTAGGGTTTATTTAGAAATAGTATAAGAAGTGAAAATTTGTGTATTGATAGATTGATTTTAGTTTAAATGATGTAGTTAAGGATGAGAatggaagaaaatttaaaatagaatgCGAGTTTCTTTGAATTCTCAAGTGCTGGCCATAGGTTAAAGAATTGCGAGGTTGGAAATTTAGTTAACTTGTGTTGATATTATTGCTTTAATGGTGTTAGTAAGAAAAGGATTGGTTTGGGTTGTGGTGTTATACAAATTATTAAGAATTATGTTATTGTGGCTAAATTAGAATGATGAAAACTTGCTAAACTAAGTTAAATTAGTGTTAATGTTTTTGGTGGTATTGAAAGAGGAAATGGTGTGGACATATGCTTATAGGTAAAGTAGAACATGAAAATGAAATGTTAATGACAATTATGAAGAAACATTTAGATGAATGCTTAATACATGGAAAATCTTAGATGGAAAGATGATTGTTGACTTGTTGATGCTTTGGTTTGTAGAAGGTTCATCTAGAGTGGAGCTTGTTCATAAGAACACGCATTGCAAGAGCTCCTGGTAAGGGCTCTCCTTTACCTCttgaaattcattatttttctaaataataaaataatgctaGTTCATGTATAAAATTGCTAgttatcaaagtaaaaaaaaaaaagtcaattttaaaGGAATAATATTGCCTTCAGGGCCGAATAATGAAAttccaagaataaaaattgCCTTTAGAGCGAGATAATAgaatcccaaaaataatattgccTTCAAAGCGGGATAATATAATGATTTGGATAAATTATCTTTATGCGGATCTTAGGATTATTGTAATGATGGATTATAATGTCTTTAACGCTGGGgggtaattaattaagattgatTATAATGACTTTAAGGGTAATGAGTGATTTTAATGCCCTCGAGCGGAAAACAATTATATTGATTGGAAATAATGCCTACATTGTAGAAAAACTTGTAATAATTGAAGATAATACCCTTACAAAGGGGATGATGAATAAGGAACAAATCCAACCATAATGGTAAGGATTCAAAGTAACCACAAACCTAGTGACATGATGAACTTCAAATGGTTATACTATGTATTAggaaaatattgatgatgtgtAGTAATCAAGCTTTCTCTATGtgttaaatatcataaattgtATAATATTTATTCTATGAAATTATTGTGTTCCACAGGCTTATTGCTCAGTTGTGATCCGATCATCTTTTCTTCATTACTTTGTAAAGACGTAATAGGTAATGAAGCACTTTTTGGCATGTAAATATTTGTAATGTTGATAATTAAGTGATTTTAACTCCTAGGTAGTATGGTTGGTAAATcaacttttgattttcttctaaCATTTAGTTATGTTGTATTTGAAATCCTATATGGCTTGTGTAGTATGCTATTTTATGGAAAGAATAAGATTATGTATGTGTATTGATGAGTAATGAGCTTAAGGCCACTATGGAAGATTATTCAATATTGAGCAATATATTGATGGGATGTTATTATGATTATACTGCAGAAATTAACATACGATAGTTTTTGGGTAGTGTCCCGTGTAGAGGAGATGTTgctgaaattttattaaataactaaaaatattattaaaataaaatagttcttGCATGATGACAAGAACAACTAGTAAACAAACAAGATATTGGTTCTTAAGGATGGAAGGGTGAAACAAgttatgtaaaagaaaaaagaaaaagaaaaagaaaatatttgctCATTTTCATGATAATGAAtcaataaaactcaattatcgaataactcaatgttgaagaaccaaaattaaaaaaaaaaatgagtcaacctgggttaactcgCAAACCCTGTAACTAGAGGCACAAAAtcgagataacccaataaaaaaaagaaaaaaaacacgaagactaatttccaataaattaaatattgaaagataaaattaaaataaataaattttaaaaaaagaacaaaaaaaagtcaattcgCATTAACCTTTGAATCGGTGACTCTGGTCATGAACTCTAAACTAATTTcacaacaactaaaaaaaacatttgggtCAACCTGGGTTAGCCCATAAACCCGGTGAACACGGGTACAAGATcaggataacccaatagaaaaagaaaaaaaaaagtaggaagaccaatttcaaataaattaactatttaagaatgaaattgagataaattaatttaaagaaagaaaaaaaatcaacccacaTTAACCTTTAAACCAGTGACTCTAGTCATGAACTCAAAACCAATTCCATAGAAGACaccgtaaaaaataataaagaaaaactaaaaaaaaaagataaaaaataaaataaattttatcttttaaaaaagaaaaaaatgcaagcCAACCCGTGCAAACCTTCTAAACCTGACataatctctaaaactcacaAATCATGAAATCATTGTCCTAGGTTTAATCAAGAAACTTAACTTcctactaatttaattttgaaggatgaaatcgtgaaaacaaatatcaatttaaaaaacttccttgaaaaaaatgatagcaataaaaacaatagggattagatttgatagaaaaaaaactatagaggataaaattgtaaaacaaaatctaaaaaatgatccaaaaaaataaatagcaataaaaaagcgccgactaaattttaaaaattaaaaaatgaaaggggatgaaattgaaaaaaattgtaattttatagcttattaagaaaaaaaaatagtgatcgAAAGTATAGGgaacaaatttgaaagattaaaaaataaaatgggtgaaattaaaaaatatttataattttataacttattcaaaatataaaaaaataataattaaaagaatttagaccaaaaataaaggaaaaataaattgaaaggattGGTATGGAATTTTGAAGCAATTGATGCCGAATTCaagattgagagagaaaaaattctaaggggtagctcaactggtcaggtcttGGATTTACTTTCCAATGGTTACGACTTCGAGTCTTCTCAGAGCCATTAAAAggttatatggtcgttaactttatagtccgtgaaattagttgaggtgcgcgtaATTAAACTGACCCATACAACcacgttaataaataaaaaattaaaaaagagaagaagaaaaaaatgatcatcACGCTCAATTATCAACCGACAAAACTGAAGCATATTGGACATGAGTAAAGATGAGGTATTTGAAATACTAATGAAGTTTACTACATATGTATTGAGCTTATGTTTGTATAATTTGGAACTCATGGCACTATATATTGAAGGTTATTTTGTGAAGGTTAAATTTTCACGAAGAAACTCTAAGAATTAATTCATCTCCGATGAAGTACTTCGTTGGCGAAAATTACTCCCGGAAGCTGACTctcctcttcatcttcttcctcgTCGTGGGAGGGCTGTGAGATATGGAGAGGCTCCATGCTATGGGAAGATGGTGCTGTGTCAGTGACAAGGTCGAAGTTGGAGGTGAAACTGCTCATGTTGATGAAGTTAGTGGAAGCTGAGGAATTGTTTGAGTAGGCTGGTTGTAGCATTGCAACATGGTGCTGCTGCTGAAGGGCATTTGCCATGGCAAACCGACTGTTTATCAGTTGAGTTTGGACCACTGAAAGCTCAGCTTGCAGTGATGCCACCTGCAAAAGGGAGGACATGGGAGAACCAGATAGGTGAAGAGTACTCAAGAGAAATGAAATTTGATCCTCTCTGTTCAACTgggcagaaaaaaaaacaaataaaaaaaagagaagttgtTTGGGAgtagcatagttttttttttttttttttaataaagggaATTGgatgatgattattataaatAGATAGCTACAAAAGTCAAGTCAAAATATTGATAGCATATCTCTCTAACGCTCCGCTTCTGTTTCTTCAAAACGTATACAATGAATTATCATGCTACACTAGCATTAATCACGTGTTCttcactaatttatttattaatgtaaatatatttagagATAAATATTGTccatgtaattaaatataaattagaggtatatacatgcatatatataggAACTAGAACTTTGAAATTATTGTAAAACCTGCTGTTGCAAAGCGAGAATGGTCGAGACACAACCGTAAACCGGGTCGGATAGCCTTGCTTGAGCCTCATAAGATATCGTGACGATCGCCTCATGCCTTCGGTTCAGAGGAATATGCAGCAAGAGCTTGGACACATTGCTAGCACCAAAAACCTTGTGAACTGCCGCGAACCGAGCTGCTCCCTGGTCGGAACCAAAGTGAGGTGCAAATATGCACCCACTAATGCATTTCCTCCTCAGAAATTTGCATGCGCCACAAGGAGATGCCGGGGTCGGTGCCAGTTCAGACACCGGCTGGGACTCATCTGACATGGGAGTGGCACGCTTACCGATTCCCTTTCTTCGAGTTTCGGACATGGCATCGCCGAGTGGCTCAGTCATTAGAGATTTAGGGTAGAAAAAAGAGAGTGATCAGAGATAGCAAAAGAGAAAGGTGGTGGGTTTGGTGTTTATATGTGGAAACAAAATGGATGGGGGACGCGTTAGTCTCGTGATGGGGCTAGCAAGGTGAATGTGGGAaccttctttgtttcttttctttcctttttcatatatttttcgtTTCTTATGTCATGGTCTACATTACGTAATACACATTTATGTATTTGTACATTCAATTGCATTTTTCTAGTAATTTCATGTCATTGGTTTGATTCACATGAATAGGTACATGTAATAGTTCTTCGTGTTAATACTTGTGATCTACACGTTTATGTATGATCTACACGTTTATGTATGagtatttgaaaatttaatagcaattgttttttaaaatgttttttacttaaaaatatattaaaataatatttttatatttttaaaaattatttttgacattaacagatcaaaatgatttaaaaatataaaaaaataattttaaataaaaaaaattaattttttaaaaaatacaacttcaACTATATTCCTAAATAcacattatataaaaataataataaaaaaagacgaTATGGTTGGTGAAGGGAATGAGAAGGGTATGGTTGGTGGTGTGAGAAGCACGTGCAAATGGAGAATAAGAACAAGTTATAGGGATTCATATTAGATGGTTATTAGGTGTAATAATTAATTAGGATATAAATCATCAATTTGATAGGGATTTTAAGAGAGAGAGCTTTGTaatgaaatgatattaaaatgGTAAATAATGTTTGTGTGTTCAGCTTGAAGAAGGTTGTCTTCGAGGGAAGCCACAAGATTTGTGCTGCCCGTGGCGTGTGGGATGATAGGTGAAGCTTAAAGGACCAAACGTACATGGATATCATATGCAGCATGAGAGGAAACACAGCTCCTGCTGTATGATTTTAATTCTTTactatataaagaaagaaattgttttgccttttctttttctttttcttttttaattgtcattatTAAGATCCTTCATGAAAGAAAGCAACATATCTATGATCATGCCTGGCAGAAGTTGTTGTCAACGAGAAGAGTTTTCCTAGTAATGGACTGGCAAATATATTTGCAAACCCATACAGCATATTCACTGACTCAGTGATCACAGGAACCTGAATCTTTCCCCCTCCATGCATCATCAACCAATGTATTATAAGGAAAATGCAAAGAGCTACTTCTGGTTCTGAAGCAGATATGCATCTGCAAGATAATATACCATATTTATTtgcaatgtgggatttgaaattaGATGATCTAAAAGAATCCTTGTATTCTTGCTGAGTATTTTCTGCTCATTAATGGCTGATGCATCTGCAAGCCAAGCAACTACTTTGGTCAAGAGGCAAAGCGAAAATTCTATAAACTGGACAGGATAACATGTAGGAGAACACAGATGCAAACTAGTTTTACTATTATAACACAACAGTCAAAAGTAAGAGAATACATTATGTTGGAGGAATGATTCGGTAAAAATGAACCACGGGCCTTTTCTTGCAAAAAAGATTTTTGTTATCACTTCCTCGGATTTAAGTGTGTTCTGAAGGCAAGGTACCAAAACAACAAGAGCTGCCACAAAAACATTGCAAGCCCTTGGACCTGACCCTGATTTCCCCATAGCTAAATGTGAGCTCTTCACCTTCTTTTATGTTTCTAGAAGCAAAGAAACAAAGGCGAGGCAGCAAAGATCCTGTGTGTCTCACTAGTACCGTTGTTAGATTACCGCCATCACAAGAATGGTTAATGAATCGCGCAACATTTCCAGTTCTTGTGGCATCAATATTTATCCTCAAGCAAGCTTTCCCTGATGGAAGATGCTCTCTCACGACCAAGAGAGCAGAAGAGAATTGGCCACTAGATGCAAGCTCATCATAGATTTGTTGCCGCCTTCTTGCTTCTTCAGTCGTTAAAAGTTCACCTGTTCAAATTCAGAGGAAGTTCATCAAAATCACAATTAAGTCTGAACGATGCAGTTAATACATTACATTTAAACCCCATAGCACAGCAGAGAGAATCTCACGCAATCAGTTATTACCAAAAACATACACAAAAACCAGTAAATGGAAAAGTATGTgcaacaaaatgaaaaacaaccaAGGAATATGAgaaggattttttaaaaacaatagctATTTCAATGGGATGGATATTAGACGATACCTCAGTTATTTAAATGAAGTGTTTCATTTGCTATTTTGATATAGATATTGTCCAGTTAAAAGATACAAGAGCAATAAATTGCACAAACACAGATATTGGCAGCTTTAAGGGGGATAGATGTATCATTATTTTATGAGATGAACAACACAATCATACGACAAGTGAACATGTTTGCAGTTTCTATTTTGTCAAAGTATATCCAAATGATAAAACACACAAACATCAAATAGgtctttgattatttaaatttcCATTATCAAGCTAGTTCATAATCTACAAATATgaccaataatgttttttctctttcagcTATTCTCTCAAATGTGTTCTCGTTAATAATCTAGCCTATATTGCACTCTCAACAAGAGCAGCGCTTCTTACATAGTCCCTATGTTTCTAACACTTGCATTTTGTAAATTGCAGGGGTTTGTTCTTTAAACAGTTACCTAACAGACTAACACCAATAgtccaacaaaaagaaaaacatcatagTAACATAATATGAGTGCCAAGAACATCCATATTTTAGGGCAAACGTGATTCCTTATGTTCAAAAGTAATCATATTTTGTTAATGGGAGAAGAAATTACCAGCATACTCGCAGATGAACTGGCCTTGACAAATCATTTGACCAGCAAACAAACCCCAAGCCTTCTTGCCATCTCTCACGATCTTCAACTTCACCAAAACCCCTCTCTGAGTCAACCGATTGCTACACTCCAACCCACACCCACAACCCGGTCCACACTCGGTCATTATCCCCATTTCCTCCAACCCCCAAAATTCCCACCCTGTCCCACCCTCTTCGCACCCTTCACAATCACACCCACACACACCCTTCCCTGACTCACCCATAACACGGCGCGGAGTCGCCAATTCCGAATCACACCCACGTAAAACCTCCCAGGACTCATTCAATTTGCAAGCTGAGCCACTATGGTGTCGACCCAGAGAGTCACGATCGAGTTGTGAGCCCCAAGGCTGGCGAAGTGGGGATTGGGAGGGAAGGAGTTGAGAAGGGGTGTAGAGGAAATAGGCATAAGGGTGTTGGTTATTGGGGTTGAGAAATGGGATAAGGTGGTTCTCTAAGAATCTGGAGGCGTCGAGGGTTCGCTGGAGAGTGATGGATTTAGAGATTTGAGAAAGGGTTTTGCAGGTTGAAGAAATGTTGGCTAGTTCAAGTGGGGTTAGCCATGGCAGGATTAGGTCTGCGCATTGGATTAGAGGAGGATCCttcttgtttgatttatttgctgctgctgcagcaggTTCTTGTTGTTGGCATTGGGGCATTTTGAGGCTGGGTTTGTTGAGCGATCTTGAACTCAATATTAAATCACTTGCAATCAcgaataaaagtaaaaaaaaaaaagagttcagtTGAAAGATgccacagtttttttttttttaaaaaaaaaactaaactaaagtaaaacataaaaaaaattaattttttttattttaaattaattttattttaatattttcagatattttaacatattaatattaaaaataactttaatatattttcaaataaaaaattactttaaaaaaaaacattattatattttcaaacatcaaaataaatttactattcactataataataaaataataaaatgtccAGTAGGCTGTTTTCGGGATAGTGCTAACCTTCCTAGAATATAAGTccctttaaaaaatcaattgtctTTGTATATGtgatgtattgatattttcACACcatgtatttattattaaaaaattgttgaggggtataattttattttgcatctTTTTAAACCGAGTGAAATTGATCTATTctcttttagaataaaaaaaattataaaattgataaaaaaaataaataaatatctttttatttaacaatgtATATAGTAAATTGACAGGTATGCTCATgggaaaagaaatttttaacaACTCTCTTcattcatgtctttttttttttacttattagaATAATCagggatatttttgttttttaacatcaattaaatattaattaatttaaaaaagttattggcACGTGCAACGCTAtcttttaattgaagaaaatgtcCTTCCACCGAGTTGTTGGATGCATCATCTCATCATCTTTCTTCTAATGTGGTGCGTATCAGCGACAATAAAATAGTTTGTCGCCAATcaacctttcttttcttttcttcctcctAACCTGAAAAATATAGGCTAgttctttttgttcttgatatttcaacttcaatccttattattttgatatttaatttttatcatagctcttttgttaaagttttatttgttttcaatttaatcttttaattttaatttatcatatataatttttttttcaatttgatcctttttcttttaatttctaatttttttctatagaccttctataaaagttttgatagtttttaatttcatcattcaatccaagtattgtttttttttttttctaatttggtcttcattcattttatttttgtgttgtccttttgttaaatttttttctttttaatttaaccctccaatcaaAAATTTGTTcttgccctctaatttatttttattttgattttcacccttattcttttaattactattttttattttagatcatttggtgtaattgatttttttcctcgatttcatccttcaatgtttgatttgtttgggaTTGAATTTCATGGCCTTTCCATGTATGATGCTTCTAGTCTAATGATCCAGGTCACggttttgaaaagttaatgcaaGTCggcatcctttttttctttttttttcgatttcattgttcgacattagtttttttaaaaaaaaattagctttgtgattttattcAGTTTCTTTTCTAtcgggttatctcgatctcataacCTAAGTTACGGGTTTTGCAGGTTAACCCAGGTTAGCTCATCTCTTATTACTCAGATTACATGTCTATCACACAATCTTGAGTTGActcaaactgatttttttaaatccttttgaTTCAATTACATACCtctaaaaggttttttttttttcaagttatcttagtatttttttaaaaaaaaaacattatatgttTACTATTACTAAAACATTTATTGTTTGAactaaataaaactaatttattaaacttggatgtatcttttgttttgcttttttctttaaaatgctCAAATGGTACCTAGACCTGTAGGGTAGTGCCAAACTACACCTAAAAAGGACAACAAAGgcattaaaaattaagattaagatGCTGTTTGTtattgtggctgcgggtgaggttcacccgcagccacacatttttatgtttggtaaaGGAAACAAACCTGATTTTGCTTGGTAGGGTCCACTGATTTTTGCTGCCCAGCCGCAGGATtggagaagcagcaaaatgctgcttctcgtAGTTATTTTTaggaacagtggagccatgctccactgtcgcaatgttcagtttttttttttttttgaaaaaccaatgagaaaagtttatttttttttcccgaacaccagtgcagttaatcgtgaacaatatttttttttttaaaaaaaaatagtttaatgtgaattaaatttattcgtactgtaatgaaattgtaaatttttttaaaaaaattgtgttgtacttgaaaaactagtatttaatattatttaataacactacataaattaaaaagatatcgcatgatgacgtagcatttgtggaatttgatcgcaattccaataataaagatatcacaatctttattatttaataacactacataaattaaaaaattcagtttttgttgttgcgcgcttaagaaaccatgaaaaatatagtctttgttggatagatttcgtatgtaatgacattgcacatagtttaatggaataataaaaaatatttgatttcaatattatttatttcatgatgtaata
This window of the Populus trichocarpa isolate Nisqually-1 chromosome 13, P.trichocarpa_v4.1, whole genome shotgun sequence genome carries:
- the LOC7482374 gene encoding LOB domain-containing protein 20 — protein: MTEPLGDAMSETRRKGIGKRATPMSDESQPVSELAPTPASPCGACKFLRRKCISGCIFAPHFGSDQGAARFAAVHKVFGASNVSKLLLHIPLNRRHEAIVTISYEAQARLSDPVYGCVSTILALQQQVASLQAELSVVQTQLINSRFAMANALQQQHHVAMLQPAYSNNSSASTNFINMSSFTSNFDLVTDTAPSSHSMEPLHISQPSHDEEEDEEESQLPGVIFANEVLHRR
- the LOC7482375 gene encoding histone-lysine N-methyltransferase SUVR3, whose protein sequence is MPQCQQQEPAAAAANKSNKKDPPLIQCADLILPWLTPLELANISSTCKTLSQISKSITLQRTLDASRFLENHLIPFLNPNNQHPYAYFLYTPSQLLPSQSPLRQPWGSQLDRDSLGRHHSGSACKLNESWEVLRGCDSELATPRRVMGESGKGVCGCDCEGCEEGGTGWEFWGLEEMGIMTECGPGCGCGLECSNRLTQRGVLVKLKIVRDGKKAWGLFAGQMICQGQFICEYAGELLTTEEARRRQQIYDELASSGQFSSALLVVREHLPSGKACLRINIDATRTGNVARFINHSCDGGNLTTVLVRHTGSLLPRLCFFASRNIKEGEELTFSYGEIRVRSKGLQCFCGSSCCFGTLPSEHT